From Azospirillum brasilense:
CATAGGAGTTGACGTTTTGGCTGTCAACGCCGCCTACGCCGCAAGCGCGAAGGAGGCGGAATTGCATCAACGGTTTGCGCCCGGAACCCACAGCACGTCGGCCGCTCCGTTCGCGTTCAGTTTCCGGCTCAGCACGAACAGGTGGTCGGACAGGCGGTTGGCGTATTTCACCGCCGCCGGGTTGACCGGCTCCACCTCCGCCAGTTCGGTCATCAGCCGCTCGGCGCGGCGCACCACGGTGCGGGCCAGATGCAGATGCGCCGCCGCCGGCGAGCCGCCAGGCAGGATGAAGGAGGTGAGCGGGGCAAGGTCGGCGTTCATCGCGTCGATCTCCGTCTCCAGCCGGTCCACCTGCGACTCCAGGATGCGCAGCGGCGGGTAGGCCGGGTCCTCCGCCTCCGGCGTGCAGAGGTCGGCACCCAGGTCGAACAGGTCGTTCTGGATTCGCGACAGCATGGCGTCGGTCTCCGGCAGGCCCGCAGTGTGGAGGCGAACCAGCCCGAGGACGGCGTTCGCCTCGTCCACCGTGCCGTAGGCGGCGACGCGCGGGTCGTGCTTGGGCACGCGGCGCCCGTCGCCGAGCGAGGTCTGGCCGCGGTCCCCGCCGCGGGTGTAGATGCGGGTCAGCTTGACCATGATTCCTGTGGATGTCCTCAATCAGCCGTGGGTCAGGATGGCGAGCAGGAACAGCACCAGCGCCACCCCCTGGAGCGCCACGCGCATCCGCATCGCCCGGTTCGATTTGCGCGAATCGCCCTGTCCGCCGCGCGCCATGAAAAACAGCCCGGAGAACAGCGACGCCACGACGAGGCCGAGCGCCACGATCAGCAGAAACATGACGAGTCCGTTCATGGCGCCATCATACCCCACGGTCCAGGTTACGCCTACACCGGCCAAACCGGTTACACAGGCACTCCGATGCGAGGCGCCTGTTGCGCTGACGCCCGGTCTTCTTACATTGTCGCGGACGACCCGGACGGCGAGAGGAATTCGGTATGCGGCGGCGGAGTTTCCTGAAGGCGGCGGCGGCCACCAGCCTGGCGGCCTCGGCCGGGGCCTTTCTGGCCACGCGCCGCGCCGCGGTGGCCCAGCCGTCGGAAGTGCTGGCCGCCTTCCCCGACCGGTTTGTCTGGGGCGCCTCGACCTCTTCCTACCAGATCGAGGGGGCGGTCACCGCCGGCGGGCGCGGCCCCAGCGTGTGGGACAGCTTCAGCCATTCCTTCGGTAAGGTGGCGAACGGCGACACCGGCGACGTGGCCTGCGACCATTACAACCGCTACGCCGAAGACGTGGACCTGATGGCGAAGGCGGGGATGAACGCCTACCGCTTCTCCGTCGCCTGGCCGCGCGTCCAGCCGACCGGCACCGGCCCGGCCAACGCCGAGGGTCTGGACTTCTACGACCGGCTGACCGACGCGCTGCTGGCCAAGGGCATCGCGCCCTGGCCCTGCCTGTACCATTGGGACCTGCCCCAGGCGCTTCAGGACCGCGGTGGCTGGACGAACCGGGACATCGCCGGCTGGTTCACCGACTACGCCCAGCTCGTCGCCACGCGGATCGGCGACCGGGCCAAGCACTGGACCATGCTGAACGAGCCGTCCGTCCACGCCATCTTCGGCCACGGGCTGGGCGGGCACGCGCCGGGGATGACCGGCAAGGACAACTATTTCAAGGCGATCCACCACCAGAACCTTGCCCAGGGCATGGCGCTGAAGGCGCTGCGCGCCGCGGGCGGGGCCAAGGGCTGGCAGCTCGGCACCGTCCTGTCGCTCCAGCCGGTCTGGCCGGTCGGCGGGCTGGACGCCAATTACGCGGCCTCGCTGATGTGGGACGCGGTGTGGAACCGCGCCTGCCTCGACCCGCTGCTGCGCGGCGAGTATCCGGAGCTGCTGCGCGACGGCTTCGCCCCGCTGGTCAAGGCCGGCGACCTGGAGGCGATCCGCCAGCCCATCGACTTCCTGGGAATCAACTACTACAGCCGGATGCACCAGCAGCCGGACCCGGCGGGCCTGTTCGGCACCGGCTACGGCTCCCCGCCGGAGGGCACGCCGACGACCGGGATGGGCTGGCCGGTGGAGCCCGACGGCATCGCCGAGATCCTGATCGAGCTGAAGCAGGAGTACGGCAACCCGCCGGTCTACGTGATGGAGAACGGGGCGGCTTATCCCGACCAGACCGGGCCGAAGGGCTTCGTTCAGGACAACGACCGCATCAGCTACCTGCGCCGCCATATCCTGGCCGGTCATCAGGCGTTGGAGGAGGGGGTCGACCTGCGGGGCTGGTTCGTGTGGAGCCTGCTGGACAATTTCGAGTGGGCGGAGGGGTACCAGCGCCGCTTCGGCCTGATCGAGGTGGACCGCCAGACCCTGGAGCGCCGCCCCAAGGCCAGCTACCACTGGTACGCCGACGTGATCCGCAGGAAGGGCGTTCCGACCTCGGCTTAAGAGGCCCGGCGTAAGGGACCCGGCGTAAGAGGATGAGGTTGCGATCATGGCGCCTGTCGCCGCCGGCCAGCCGACGCGCTTCGCCATCCAGAAGGCGCGCGGCAAGGGCTGGAAGACGCTGGAAATCGGGGAGGATCTCGACCACGCCCGCGCCCGCTTCAACCTGATGGTGCGGGTGAACCCGCGCGCCTATTTCCGCCTGATCCAGCTCGATCACAACGCCGGGGCCGGCGGCGACGGAATCGAGTTCAACTGGAAGCTCATCGAACTGCACGACCCGAACCAGGGGGGAGCGGCCGGGACGGGCCGGCAAGCCGTTCCGGCGAGGACGGCGCCCCGTTCCGCCAAGGCCAGGGCCGCGGCCAAGGGGGCGCAACGGGGGGAGAAGGTCCCGCTGCCCCTGAAGTTCTACGCCGCGGTGGTGCTGGCCGGGCTGCTGATCGGCGGGGTGATGTATCTGCGCTACGGACTGCCGGGGCCGTGACGAGGGCTCAATCGTCCGCCGTGTAGCCCTTGCGCCGCATGCACAGGGCAAAGATTTCCTTGCGGTAGCGGAATTGCGGCGTTTCCGGCAGCGGGCGGTAGGGATAGCCGCGCAAGCGCATGGTGTTGTCCACCTGCTCGATGCATTCATCATAGGCGGCGGTCGCCGTGGTCTCCGTTGCCGTCCACTCCCGGTAGGCCGGGGTGCTGCCGCAAGCCGCCAGCATCAGCGTGCCGCCCGCCAGGATCGCTTGTCTCAAGGTCGCCATGCCATGGCCTCCCGCAAAGCGCCCCGCAAGGCGCCATGTGTGGATCTATACCACGTTTTTGCGCGCGCATCGGTTAACGGATGGGGAATGGGCCGGCCTTCCGGGGGCGTCAAGGGGGAGGGGACCTGATGCCGCCGCAACGCAGGCGCACAAAAATCGCGCCCGGAAATCCGCCGCAATCTGGTAACACGATCGCGCATCCACGATAGTGGACGGGCGATGGTCGGTTGGCGTTTCGGACGGAGGATGGTCATGACGGGTGGTTCGCGCCGCGCGGTCGCGTTGGCTGTGGTGGTGCCGGTTCTGGCGGCGGGTCTGCTGGCGGGCGCTCCGGTCCGGGCGCAATCGACGGCGGACATCCAATGGGCCCAGACCATCCTGAAGGACAAGGGCTACAACATCGGCGGGCGGGCCAACGGCCAGATGTACGCCGAGACGAAGGCGGCGCTCGGCAAGTATCAGGCCGCCCACGGACTGCCGGTGACCAACCAGCTCGACAAGGCGACCATCGCCAAGATGATGGGCGAGCGGGAGGGCAAGGCCCCCGCGACGGTTGGGAACCTCGCCCAGCAGAAGGTCGGCGGCGGCGGTCCCGGTCAGGCGCCGCGCGAGCCGCAGCGCGAGGTGGTTCCCCGCGCCGCTCCCACCCAGCGGATCGACAGCGGGACGGGCAGCGTCGGCGGCGGCGCGCAGTTCAGCGCCGGCCCGCCCGTGACCAGCAGCGGTTCGTCGTCGGGGGGGCCGTCCGGCGCTCCCGCTTCGTCGGTCCCCGCCACCTCCGCCACGGCCTCTTCACAGGGGCATGGACAGGGGCCAGTGCCGCAAGCCGCGCCGCGGGCCAGCGTCACCGCGACCACACCGTCCGGTCAGTCGGTGCCGGTGGTCGAGGCGGCGCCGGACAGCGGATCGATGCTGCCGGGCTGGGCCGCCAACGGCGCCCGCTACGGGGTGATGGGGGTGATCGGGGCGACGGTGCTCGGCATCGGCTTCGCGTGGTGGCGCAGCGGGCGCGCCAACGCCTCGCGGCCGGCGCCGCGCAACGACGGCCCGCGCGACCATCGCCGCGAGCCGAGCTTCGGCAGCGGCCGCCGCCGGGAGGAGCTGACCACCGGTGCCCTGCCGCCGCTCAGCAGCGGTGGGCGCGGCCGGCGGTAGGACACCGTCTTCTCAGGCCATCGGCGACATCGGGCACATGGCATTGCCGCATCCGGACGGGTTGCAGGCGGGCATCGGTGCGGGCGACGGCTTGGACGCGCCGACGCGCGGCGCCATGATCGCCTTCGACACCTCGGTCCCGCGGCAGGACGGGCAGGACAGGCCATCGGCCTTGCGGGTGTCGTAATCGGCCATGTTCTTGAACCACTGTTCGAATTCGTGGCCGCAGGCGCAGCGCAGGGCGTACAGGATCATCGGCGGTCTTCCTTGGATCGTCCTCGGGCGGGTCTGTTGCCGGACAGAAGGACGGAATCCCGCGAAGCGGCGCGATGATCTGCATCAAAGCCGCGGCCGGCGGCTCCTCAGCGATGGGTCGTCACCCCCACCTGCCGGCACATGGACAGCATGGCGCAGGTCGAGCAGCGCGGGCGGTCGCCGGTGCAGATCCACTTGCCGAAGGGCACCAGCCGCTCGTTGATCTCCACCCAGTAATGGCGGGGCAACAGCTCCATCAGCGCGACCATGGTGCGCTCCGGCGTCGGTGCGGCGACGAAGCCCCAGCGGTTGACGATGCGGTGCACGTGCACGTCCACCGCCACCGCCGGAATGCCGAACCCGACCGCCAGGGTCAGCGCGGCGATCTTCGGGCCGACGCCGTGGAAGGCCATCAGGGCGTCCGGCGTGTCGGGAACCTCGCCGTCGTGCTCCGTGATGATGCGGCGGGACAGCGCCCGGATGTCGCGGGCCTTCGGCTCGGGGAAGGTCGCGCCATCGAGCAGGCGGATCAGCTCTTCCGGCGTCAGGGCGACCATCTGTTGCGGCGTGCGCGCCACCGCGAAAAGCCGCTCGCACACCACGATGGTCGTCTCGTCGCGCGTCCGCGCGGAGATCAGGCTGCCGACCAGCTGCTCGAAGGGGCTGCCGTAGCCGCGGTCGCGCAGCGCGAACATCGCGGCCTTCGGGCGTCCGGCCACGGCTTGGCGCAGGCGCCGGAACGCCTCGTCGATGTCGAAGGGTTCCTTGTCGGCGAGAGGGGGCGCGGAGCGCAGAGGCATGGTCGGTCGCTGGCATGGTGAAGGGAGCCACACCGAAACAGCGGGCAGGGCAGGGTTGCTCCCCATTTCCCTTTGCGGCACAACGTGATTTCTATACATTAGAAGTTTCTAAATTAGAAAGGGAGTTGGGGCCATGGTGAAGGACTGGCCGCAGATGGCGAAGGACATGTCCGGCGCGGTGCGGGAGCTGCGCGGCGGCGCCCCGGAGGTGATGAAGGGCTTCTCGGCCATTGCCAGGGCAGCGCTGGAGGCCAAGGCGCTGGACACCAAGACGAAGGAGCTGATCGCGCTGGCCATCGGGGTGGCGACGCGCTGCGACGCCTGCGTCGCCTTCCACGCCCAGGCCGCCGTCCAGCAGGGCGCCAGCCGGGAGGAGGTAATGGAGACGCTGGGCATGGCGATCTACATGGGCGCCGGCCCGTCGGTGATGTACGCCGCCATGGCGACGGAGGCGTTCGACCAGTTCGCCTGGGATCGATTGGACGAAGACAAGGCCGGCTGACCCCGGCGTCCCGCTGGCCGCCCCTATCCGGCGCTGGAGAACAGCGGGCGGCGCAGGCGGCCGGCGGCGATCTCGGCGCGCAGCGCGTCGGCGTCCATGGCCTGGATGCGCTCCAACTCCGCCTTGTTGGCGTCGATGAAGGGGTTGCGATCGGTGGAGTTCTCGGGCCGCGCGTGCTCCAGATGGTAGAGCGGCCCGGGCACCCGCTCGACCCGCAGGCCCAGGCGGCGCAGCCGCACCACGATCTCGTCGTCCTCATAGCCCCAGGAGACGAAGCGTTCGTTGTAGCCTCCGGCCGCCAGCAGCGCCGCCTGGTCGAAGAAGGCGCCACCGCCCGGCGAATCGCGGTGCATCAGCGGGAAGCGCGGGCAGACCGCGTTCAACGGCGCGGCCGATAGCGTATGGCCAAAACGGTGGACCTCCCGCCCCAGAATCCAGAAGAACAGCCCGTTGTAGGGAAAGGCCATGGCTGCCCCGCCGCGCACCGCGTCGCGGGCCAGCGCGTATTGCACGGGATCGACCACGACGTCGGTGTCGTGCAGGGCGACGATGGGGGTGTCCGCCGCCTCGACCATGCGGTTGAGGAGGTGGGCCTTGTGGGTGAAGGGCGTGTCGTTGCCGGTCAGATGCAGATGCCGGCAGCGGGCGGCCAGCTCCGGCCCCAGCGCGTCGGCGACATCGCTCGGCCCGGCCTTGTCCTCGCCGATCAGGACGGTGGTATCGGCGTGCTTGAGGAGGAAGGAGACGATCCAGCGCAGGTTGCGCTTGCGGTCGGCGCTGTCGGCGCGGAAGGGGACCAGGACGGTGACGTCGCGCAGGTCCAGGCGCCCGTCCGGCCCGGCCCCGTCGAGGATCGCCCGGCGGGCGCGGTAGGCAGCGGCCTGCGCGGCCAGCCGCTCCCGCGCCCCTTCGTCCCGCGGGTCGATGGCAAGCGCCATCTCGTAGAAGGACACCGCGGCGCCGGGGCGGCCGAGATCGGCCTCGATGTCGCCCTTCTGCCGCCAGCCGGGAACGAAGTGCGGATGGCGGGCCAGCAGCGCGTCCAGCACCTCCAGCGCCTCCCCGATGCGGCCGATGGCCTGCAGGGCCTCGCTCAAGTGATACTCGGCGTCCGGAAAGTCGGGGCGCAGCGCCAGCGCCCGGCGGTAGGCGGCGATCGCCTCCTCCGTCCGCCAGGCGACGTGGAGCAGGGCGCCGAGATTGAAGTGCGCG
This genomic window contains:
- a CDS encoding DUF1178 family protein — protein: MILYALRCACGHEFEQWFKNMADYDTRKADGLSCPSCRGTEVSKAIMAPRVGASKPSPAPMPACNPSGCGNAMCPMSPMA
- a CDS encoding GH1 family beta-glucosidase, with product MRRRSFLKAAAATSLAASAGAFLATRRAAVAQPSEVLAAFPDRFVWGASTSSYQIEGAVTAGGRGPSVWDSFSHSFGKVANGDTGDVACDHYNRYAEDVDLMAKAGMNAYRFSVAWPRVQPTGTGPANAEGLDFYDRLTDALLAKGIAPWPCLYHWDLPQALQDRGGWTNRDIAGWFTDYAQLVATRIGDRAKHWTMLNEPSVHAIFGHGLGGHAPGMTGKDNYFKAIHHQNLAQGMALKALRAAGGAKGWQLGTVLSLQPVWPVGGLDANYAASLMWDAVWNRACLDPLLRGEYPELLRDGFAPLVKAGDLEAIRQPIDFLGINYYSRMHQQPDPAGLFGTGYGSPPEGTPTTGMGWPVEPDGIAEILIELKQEYGNPPVYVMENGAAYPDQTGPKGFVQDNDRISYLRRHILAGHQALEEGVDLRGWFVWSLLDNFEWAEGYQRRFGLIEVDRQTLERRPKASYHWYADVIRRKGVPTSA
- a CDS encoding endonuclease III domain-containing protein; the encoded protein is MPLRSAPPLADKEPFDIDEAFRRLRQAVAGRPKAAMFALRDRGYGSPFEQLVGSLISARTRDETTIVVCERLFAVARTPQQMVALTPEELIRLLDGATFPEPKARDIRALSRRIITEHDGEVPDTPDALMAFHGVGPKIAALTLAVGFGIPAVAVDVHVHRIVNRWGFVAAPTPERTMVALMELLPRHYWVEINERLVPFGKWICTGDRPRCSTCAMLSMCRQVGVTTHR
- a CDS encoding tetratricopeptide repeat protein translates to MATIKEALGIALDHLKAGRQAEAMDLYGRILDADPDNPDALHRLGLLAALGGDRERGMAMIARSVERDGGDADAHFNLGALLHVAWRTEEAIAAYRRALALRPDFPDAEYHLSEALQAIGRIGEALEVLDALLARHPHFVPGWRQKGDIEADLGRPGAAVSFYEMALAIDPRDEGARERLAAQAAAYRARRAILDGAGPDGRLDLRDVTVLVPFRADSADRKRNLRWIVSFLLKHADTTVLIGEDKAGPSDVADALGPELAARCRHLHLTGNDTPFTHKAHLLNRMVEAADTPIVALHDTDVVVDPVQYALARDAVRGGAAMAFPYNGLFFWILGREVHRFGHTLSAAPLNAVCPRFPLMHRDSPGGGAFFDQAALLAAGGYNERFVSWGYEDDEIVVRLRRLGLRVERVPGPLYHLEHARPENSTDRNPFIDANKAELERIQAMDADALRAEIAAGRLRRPLFSSAG
- a CDS encoding twin transmembrane helix small protein, encoding MNGLVMFLLIVALGLVVASLFSGLFFMARGGQGDSRKSNRAMRMRVALQGVALVLFLLAILTHG
- a CDS encoding peptidoglycan-binding domain-containing protein, yielding MTGGSRRAVALAVVVPVLAAGLLAGAPVRAQSTADIQWAQTILKDKGYNIGGRANGQMYAETKAALGKYQAAHGLPVTNQLDKATIAKMMGEREGKAPATVGNLAQQKVGGGGPGQAPREPQREVVPRAAPTQRIDSGTGSVGGGAQFSAGPPVTSSGSSSGGPSGAPASSVPATSATASSQGHGQGPVPQAAPRASVTATTPSGQSVPVVEAAPDSGSMLPGWAANGARYGVMGVIGATVLGIGFAWWRSGRANASRPAPRNDGPRDHRREPSFGSGRRREELTTGALPPLSSGGRGRR
- a CDS encoding carboxymuconolactone decarboxylase family protein gives rise to the protein MVKDWPQMAKDMSGAVRELRGGAPEVMKGFSAIARAALEAKALDTKTKELIALAIGVATRCDACVAFHAQAAVQQGASREEVMETLGMAIYMGAGPSVMYAAMATEAFDQFAWDRLDEDKAG
- a CDS encoding cob(I)yrinic acid a,c-diamide adenosyltransferase, which gives rise to MVKLTRIYTRGGDRGQTSLGDGRRVPKHDPRVAAYGTVDEANAVLGLVRLHTAGLPETDAMLSRIQNDLFDLGADLCTPEAEDPAYPPLRILESQVDRLETEIDAMNADLAPLTSFILPGGSPAAAHLHLARTVVRRAERLMTELAEVEPVNPAAVKYANRLSDHLFVLSRKLNANGAADVLWVPGANR